In Nitrospirota bacterium, the following are encoded in one genomic region:
- the dnaB gene encoding replicative DNA helicase, whose amino-acid sequence MTPPDLSEPRLPPQNLEAEQSVLGAILLDNAAMAKAMELLTEEDFYRTAHRKVYQAMLDLSEHGEVIDQITLTEHLKTKGELESVGGSAYLAELVQVVPTAANVKYHCKIVRDKALLRGLITTSTDVIERGYDGTVPVDELLDFAERSVFSLAQGKLGRSFTELKHIIKESLDIVDTLSRRKEKVTGVPTGFERLDDLTAGLQPSDLIVVAGRPSMGKTSLALGMAQHAAIHHQKVVGIFSLEMSKAQLVLRMLSSEARVDSHLLRTGKLQKEDWWRLAEAAGRLEQASIFIDDTGSLTVQQMRGKARRLLAEQKRLDLIIVDYLQLMQGRTDAESRQQEISDISRSLKALAKELNVPVMALSQLSRAVESRKPPIPMLADLRESGAIEQDADVVMFIYREDVYEPETERKGIADILIRKHRNGPTGDRQLVFLDKFAKFENMEEDHAV is encoded by the coding sequence ATGACGCCTCCGGACCTGTCGGAACCCAGGCTCCCTCCCCAAAATCTCGAAGCCGAGCAGTCCGTCCTGGGCGCGATCCTGCTGGACAATGCCGCCATGGCCAAGGCCATGGAGTTGCTCACGGAAGAGGACTTCTACCGGACCGCCCACCGCAAAGTTTACCAGGCCATGCTCGACCTGTCGGAGCACGGCGAGGTCATCGACCAGATCACGCTGACCGAGCACCTGAAGACCAAGGGCGAGCTGGAGTCGGTGGGCGGCTCGGCCTATCTCGCCGAGCTGGTCCAGGTCGTGCCGACGGCCGCCAACGTCAAGTACCACTGCAAGATCGTGCGCGACAAGGCGCTGCTGCGGGGGCTGATCACGACCTCGACCGACGTGATCGAGCGGGGTTACGACGGGACCGTGCCGGTCGACGAGCTGCTGGACTTCGCGGAACGCTCGGTCTTCAGCCTGGCGCAGGGCAAGCTGGGCCGGTCCTTCACCGAGCTCAAGCACATCATCAAGGAGAGCCTGGACATCGTCGATACGCTTTCCCGGCGGAAGGAAAAGGTGACGGGGGTTCCGACCGGGTTCGAACGACTGGATGATTTGACCGCGGGATTGCAGCCCTCGGACCTCATCGTGGTCGCCGGCCGTCCCAGCATGGGCAAGACCAGCCTGGCGCTGGGCATGGCCCAGCACGCGGCCATCCACCATCAGAAAGTGGTCGGCATCTTCAGCCTCGAAATGTCGAAAGCCCAGCTGGTCTTGCGGATGCTCAGTTCGGAGGCTCGCGTGGACTCGCACCTTCTCCGGACCGGCAAGCTCCAGAAGGAGGACTGGTGGCGGCTGGCGGAGGCGGCCGGGAGGCTCGAGCAGGCGTCCATCTTCATCGACGACACGGGCTCGCTGACCGTGCAGCAGATGCGGGGCAAGGCGCGGCGGCTGTTGGCGGAGCAAAAGCGCCTCGACCTCATCATCGTGGACTATCTGCAGCTCATGCAGGGACGCACCGACGCCGAGTCGCGCCAGCAGGAGATCTCGGACATTTCCCGCTCCCTGAAAGCCCTGGCGAAGGAGCTCAACGTGCCGGTGATGGCCCTGTCCCAGTTGAGCCGCGCCGTGGAGAGCCGCAAACCGCCGATCCCGATGCTCGCCGATCTCCGGGAGAGCGGGGCCATCGAGCAGGACGCCGACGTGGTCATGTTCATCTATCGCGAGGACGTCTACGAGCCCGAGACGGAGCGCAAGGGCATCGCGGACATTCTCATCCGAAAGCACCGGAACGGGCCCACCGGCGATCGCCAATTGGTCTTCCTCGACAAGTTCGCGAAATTCGAGAACATGGAAGAGGACCACGCCGTTTGA
- the hisZ gene encoding ATP phosphoribosyltransferase regulatory subunit, producing the protein MTIGARHDRALIPAGMTTILPQTAERVRRLEGTLLACLGRWGYREIIPPTFEYLDVLSAGLEPEVIEQCYKFADRTTGRILLLRPDVTAQIARIVAMGLLEPNRPLRLCYRTTVFRDEPEHAGRERELFQVGAELIGVDDVAMDGEILALMIDCLEQIGLSAFTISLGHVGFFKGLLAKSGLSADAQKRAEQAAARKDLPRLEEILAEERVAKPKARGILAAPGLYGREDVLEQGRKLAGRDRDLRAALDRLTRVYRLLADCGLKQRLVLDLGEFRGFDYYDGVVFDVFADGIGCELGGGGRYNHLIGRFGRDLPSTGFAFDVDRLFRALDRGDGGARSVAGVLVSAQASRGDRLFQVSRLLREAGFRVLQGRLRPSGADPVRSAVEEGRAQAASAVVILGAPGLSAEEALVAAGPRLSVRRTVRIKELPALLIKSDR; encoded by the coding sequence GTGACCATCGGCGCCCGCCACGACCGCGCCCTGATCCCGGCCGGCATGACCACGATCCTCCCCCAGACCGCGGAGCGGGTCCGCCGGCTGGAGGGGACTCTGCTGGCCTGTCTGGGCCGCTGGGGATACCGGGAGATCATCCCGCCCACCTTCGAGTACCTGGACGTCCTCTCGGCCGGCCTGGAGCCGGAGGTGATCGAGCAGTGCTACAAGTTCGCGGACCGGACGACGGGGCGGATTCTGCTCCTGCGGCCGGACGTCACGGCCCAGATCGCCCGGATCGTCGCGATGGGGCTGCTGGAGCCCAACCGGCCGCTTCGGCTCTGCTACCGCACGACCGTGTTCCGGGACGAGCCGGAGCATGCGGGACGCGAACGGGAGCTGTTCCAGGTCGGCGCGGAGCTGATCGGGGTCGACGACGTGGCGATGGACGGGGAGATCCTCGCGCTGATGATCGACTGTCTGGAGCAGATCGGCCTGTCGGCTTTTACGATCTCGCTGGGCCACGTGGGGTTCTTCAAGGGGCTCCTGGCCAAGTCCGGCCTCTCGGCGGACGCTCAGAAGCGGGCGGAGCAGGCCGCCGCGCGCAAGGACCTGCCCCGGCTCGAGGAAATCCTGGCCGAGGAACGGGTCGCGAAGCCGAAGGCCCGCGGCATTCTGGCGGCGCCCGGCCTCTACGGGCGGGAGGACGTGCTCGAGCAGGGACGCAAGCTGGCCGGGCGGGACCGGGATCTGCGCGCGGCGCTCGACCGGCTCACCCGGGTCTATCGCCTGCTCGCCGACTGCGGGCTCAAGCAGCGGCTGGTGCTCGATCTGGGGGAGTTCCGCGGGTTCGACTACTACGACGGCGTGGTCTTCGACGTGTTTGCCGACGGGATCGGCTGCGAGCTGGGCGGGGGCGGGCGGTACAACCACCTGATCGGCCGGTTCGGGCGGGATCTGCCCTCCACCGGCTTCGCGTTCGACGTGGATCGCCTCTTCCGCGCCCTGGATCGGGGGGACGGGGGTGCCCGGTCCGTCGCCGGCGTGCTGGTGTCGGCCCAAGCGAGCCGGGGCGACCGGCTGTTCCAGGTCTCCCGGCTGCTGCGCGAGGCCGGGTTCCGGGTCCTGCAGGGCCGGCTGCGCCCGTCCGGGGCCGACCCGGTCCGGTCGGCCGTGGAGGAGGGAAGGGCGCAAGCGGCGTCGGCCGTGGTGATTCTCGGCGCGCCGGGCCTGTCCGCCGAGGAAGCCCTGGTCGCGGCCGGTCCAAGGCTGTCCGTGCGCAGGACGGTCAGGATCAAGGAACTGCCCGCTCTCTTAATTAAAAGTGATCGGTGA
- the serA gene encoding phosphoglycerate dehydrogenase has translation MKILVSDSLSKQGLEILQKAGFTVDVKTKLSKEDLLREIKQYDGLVVRSATKVTADVIAAAERLKVVGRAGSGLDNVDTQAATRRGIVVMNTPGGNTVTTAEHTMAMIFSMTRRVPQATASMKGGKWEKERFMGVELYNKTLGIVGIGQIGGYLAKLAQGISMNVIAYDPYLAEERASKMGVELVDLADLFRRADIISVHTPLTPETRSLINKDVIETMKPGVMIVNCARGGIVNEGDLYEALKSKRVAAAAFDVFEEEPVKPDNPLLTLDNFICTPHIGASTAEAQENVAIGIAEQIVDYFTKGIARGAVNIPSVSPELLPRLQPYLTLAEKLGRLQAQLFEGGLERVTVEYSGDVAALAVAPLTIAVLKGLFTPILEDAVNYVNAPVVAKERGIEVKEVKSSDAGDYTSVIRVRVEAGKQTHRLAGTLYHRKDPRVIEIDDFRVEVAPEGHMLFILNVDRPGVIGSVGQVLGDHQVNIARMQCSREERGGNALLIIGLDAPLPSGMLETIRRGQNILSVKLVDLS, from the coding sequence ATGAAGATTCTGGTGAGTGACAGCCTGTCGAAACAGGGACTCGAGATCCTCCAGAAGGCCGGCTTCACGGTGGACGTGAAGACCAAGCTGTCCAAGGAGGACCTGCTCAGGGAGATCAAACAGTACGACGGGCTCGTCGTCCGTTCCGCCACCAAGGTCACGGCGGACGTGATCGCGGCGGCCGAGCGGCTGAAGGTCGTGGGCCGGGCCGGCTCCGGCTTGGACAACGTGGACACCCAGGCCGCCACCCGACGCGGAATCGTGGTGATGAACACGCCCGGCGGGAACACGGTCACCACCGCCGAGCACACGATGGCGATGATCTTTTCGATGACCCGCCGCGTTCCCCAGGCCACCGCCTCGATGAAGGGGGGGAAGTGGGAGAAGGAGCGGTTCATGGGCGTCGAGCTCTACAACAAGACCCTCGGCATCGTCGGCATCGGCCAGATCGGCGGCTACCTGGCCAAGCTGGCCCAGGGCATCTCGATGAACGTGATCGCCTACGACCCCTACCTGGCCGAGGAGCGGGCCAGCAAGATGGGCGTCGAGCTGGTGGATCTCGCGGATCTGTTCCGGCGCGCCGACATCATCTCGGTCCACACCCCGCTCACGCCCGAGACCCGTTCGCTGATCAACAAGGACGTGATCGAGACGATGAAGCCGGGCGTGATGATCGTCAACTGCGCCAGGGGCGGGATCGTCAACGAGGGGGACCTCTACGAGGCTCTGAAGAGCAAGCGGGTGGCGGCTGCGGCCTTCGACGTGTTCGAGGAGGAGCCGGTCAAGCCGGACAATCCGCTGCTGACCCTCGACAACTTCATCTGCACCCCGCACATCGGCGCCTCCACGGCCGAGGCGCAGGAAAACGTGGCGATCGGGATCGCCGAGCAGATCGTGGACTACTTCACGAAAGGAATCGCGCGCGGGGCGGTGAACATTCCGTCGGTTTCCCCGGAGCTGCTGCCGCGACTGCAGCCCTACCTGACGCTCGCGGAGAAGCTCGGCCGGCTGCAGGCCCAGCTCTTCGAGGGCGGGCTCGAGCGCGTCACGGTCGAGTACAGCGGCGACGTGGCCGCCCTGGCCGTCGCGCCCCTGACGATCGCGGTCCTGAAGGGGCTGTTCACGCCGATCCTGGAGGACGCCGTCAACTACGTGAACGCCCCGGTGGTCGCCAAGGAGCGGGGGATCGAGGTCAAAGAGGTCAAGAGCAGCGACGCGGGCGACTACACGAGCGTCATCCGGGTCCGCGTCGAAGCCGGGAAGCAGACGCACCGGCTGGCCGGGACCCTCTACCACCGCAAGGATCCCCGGGTCATCGAGATCGACGACTTCCGCGTCGAAGTCGCGCCCGAAGGGCACATGCTGTTCATCCTCAACGTGGACCGGCCCGGCGTCATCGGCAGCGTCGGCCAGGTCCTGGGGGATCACCAGGTCAACATCGCCAGGATGCAATGTTCCCGCGAGGAGCGCGGCGGCAACGCACTGCTGATCATCGGGCTGGACGCGCCCCTGCCGTCCGGCATGCTCGAGACGATCAGGCGCGGGCAGAACATCCTCTCCGTCAAGCTGGTTGATCTCTCGTAA
- a CDS encoding alanine--glyoxylate aminotransferase family protein: MLKRYLLAPGPTPVPPEVLLAMARPVIHHRAPEFAQLFGEVREDLKWLFQTRNDVLTLAASGTGGMEGSVANFLSPGDKALVVNGGKFGERWGKLCKTFGVQVTEIKVEWGRSVDPQQVSDALKKDPAIKAVYVQASETSTGVAHNVKALAEVVKPRESTILVVDAITALGVFDIKTDAWGLDVVVTGSQKALMLPPGLAFVSVSEKAWQLAEKAKNAAFYFNFKKERESQSKNQTAYTPAVSMILGLQEVLKMFKAEGLEAVFARQARLAQAMREGVKAAGLALFPKESPSDALTAVSAPEGVDGQAIYKNLRVQYGITAAGGQDHLKGKIFRISHMGYMDTFDVITALAATEMVLKGLGHPVKLGSGVAKAQELLMVKS, translated from the coding sequence ATGCTGAAGCGGTATTTGCTGGCGCCGGGTCCGACACCGGTTCCGCCCGAGGTTCTGCTCGCAATGGCCCGGCCCGTGATCCACCATCGGGCGCCGGAGTTCGCCCAGTTGTTCGGCGAGGTTCGGGAGGACCTGAAGTGGCTCTTCCAGACGCGTAACGACGTGCTGACCCTGGCCGCTTCGGGCACCGGCGGGATGGAAGGGTCGGTGGCCAACTTCCTCTCGCCCGGCGACAAGGCGCTGGTGGTCAACGGCGGCAAGTTCGGGGAGCGCTGGGGGAAGCTCTGCAAGACCTTCGGCGTGCAGGTGACGGAGATCAAGGTGGAGTGGGGACGTTCGGTGGATCCCCAGCAGGTGAGCGACGCGCTGAAGAAGGATCCGGCCATCAAGGCGGTCTACGTGCAGGCGAGCGAGACCTCCACCGGCGTGGCCCACAACGTGAAGGCGCTGGCCGAGGTCGTGAAGCCCCGCGAGAGCACGATCCTGGTGGTGGACGCCATCACGGCGCTGGGCGTCTTCGACATCAAGACCGACGCCTGGGGGCTCGACGTGGTCGTGACCGGTTCCCAGAAGGCCCTCATGCTGCCGCCCGGGCTGGCGTTCGTGAGCGTCAGCGAGAAGGCCTGGCAACTGGCCGAGAAGGCCAAGAACGCCGCCTTTTACTTCAACTTCAAGAAAGAGCGGGAATCCCAGAGCAAGAACCAGACGGCCTACACGCCGGCCGTCTCCATGATCCTGGGCTTGCAGGAGGTCCTGAAGATGTTCAAGGCCGAGGGGCTGGAGGCGGTCTTCGCCCGCCAGGCCCGTCTGGCCCAGGCGATGCGCGAGGGGGTCAAGGCTGCCGGCCTCGCGCTCTTTCCGAAGGAGTCGCCCAGCGACGCCCTGACCGCCGTCTCGGCGCCGGAGGGCGTGGACGGCCAGGCGATCTACAAGAACCTCCGCGTGCAGTACGGCATCACCGCGGCGGGCGGGCAGGATCATTTGAAGGGCAAGATCTTCCGGATCTCCCACATGGGCTACATGGACACCTTCGACGTGATCACGGCGCTGGCCGCGACCGAAATGGTGCTCAAGGGATTGGGACACCCGGTCAAGCTGGGCAGCGGGGTCGCCAAGGCTCAGGAACTGTTGATGGTGAAGAGCTGA
- a CDS encoding transglycosylase SLT domain-containing protein yields the protein MWKRVSSLSLLAGSAWFLFAGAVPIYAGPPEVQAQTSVPGEPEGTGPDAQSGDMEPVATAVATPSVSDDAEGQAVSSAPLPESGTPAPPTPPAESLENQLPPVPVSTAAALAASDSLYNIPVVRDHKVEGHLRYFHTTIRSKFEQWLTRLGRYKPQVERIFSEFDLPSDLIFLSLVESGFNPNAYSRARATGPWQFMKGTAKLYGLRVDQYVDERRDPIKSTVAAARYLRDLYDLFGTWPLAMAAYNAGEGKVLRALQKSSADSFSEIAETRHIRRETKEYVPRIMAATIIAKNPAEFGFSLDEPVLHEFEEVVVHRAVHLREVAQVAGLSFAELKRLNPELRRDVTPPDDSEYHLKVPVGTRTLVGQKLAQVPTWKPPARFAKISKRKGHAESADESSGWYRVRVGDSLWTIAKRFRVSVRELKELNNLSGRRIRIKPGDLLAIR from the coding sequence ATGTGGAAGCGCGTCTCGTCGCTGTCGCTCCTGGCCGGGTCCGCGTGGTTTCTCTTTGCGGGAGCGGTCCCGATCTATGCCGGTCCACCCGAGGTCCAGGCTCAGACATCCGTGCCGGGCGAGCCGGAGGGAACCGGGCCGGACGCCCAGTCTGGGGATATGGAGCCGGTGGCCACGGCCGTCGCAACCCCGTCGGTGTCCGACGACGCGGAAGGACAGGCCGTCTCCTCCGCTCCGCTCCCTGAGTCCGGGACCCCGGCGCCCCCCACGCCGCCTGCCGAATCGCTCGAGAATCAATTGCCGCCCGTTCCGGTCTCCACCGCAGCCGCGCTCGCCGCGAGCGACTCCCTCTACAACATTCCGGTCGTGCGCGACCACAAGGTGGAAGGCCACCTGCGCTATTTCCACACGACGATCCGCAGCAAGTTCGAGCAGTGGCTGACCAGGCTCGGCCGGTACAAGCCGCAGGTCGAGCGGATCTTTTCGGAGTTCGACCTGCCCAGCGACCTGATCTTCCTCTCCCTGGTCGAGAGCGGCTTCAATCCCAACGCTTACTCCCGCGCCCGCGCGACCGGCCCCTGGCAGTTCATGAAGGGCACGGCAAAGCTCTACGGGCTGCGGGTGGACCAGTACGTGGACGAACGGCGGGACCCGATCAAGTCCACGGTCGCAGCCGCGCGGTATCTGCGCGACCTGTACGACCTGTTCGGCACCTGGCCGCTCGCAATGGCCGCCTACAACGCCGGCGAGGGCAAGGTCCTGCGCGCCTTGCAGAAGTCCAGCGCCGACAGCTTCTCGGAGATCGCCGAGACCAGGCACATCCGGCGGGAGACCAAGGAGTACGTGCCCCGCATCATGGCGGCCACGATCATCGCCAAGAACCCGGCCGAGTTCGGGTTCAGCCTGGACGAGCCGGTGCTGCACGAATTCGAGGAAGTGGTGGTCCACCGGGCCGTGCACCTGCGCGAGGTGGCGCAGGTCGCCGGCCTCTCTTTCGCCGAGCTGAAACGGCTGAACCCGGAGCTGCGTCGGGACGTGACCCCGCCGGACGATTCCGAATACCACCTCAAGGTCCCGGTCGGCACCAGGACGCTCGTCGGGCAGAAACTGGCTCAGGTTCCGACCTGGAAGCCACCGGCCCGTTTCGCGAAGATTTCCAAGCGGAAGGGTCACGCGGAATCGGCGGATGAATCGAGCGGCTGGTATCGGGTACGGGTGGGCGACAGTCTGTGGACGATCGCGAAGCGTTTCCGCGTGTCCGTCCGGGAGTTGAAGGAGCTGAACAACCTCTCCGGCCGCCGCATCAGGATCAAGCCCGGCGACCTGCTCGCCATCCGCTAG
- a CDS encoding tetratricopeptide repeat protein gives MSFKIKTEPRRTTPDEAQLLSGMERLLVLVEQHSRWVLLAGTVLITVVAAVAAAVWYYNRQADEAMELTHQAMTLYLNRPADKPALADENLKKAVGQLRAVADQYPRTVAGQLALYHLGNALVQINDLSGAIEAYKKYVATYGANKNMLGLVYQRLGYAYLLNGDRSQAEKAFSAVLEVTGALNKDQALFELGKLEEAQSRPEGALARYQDLTKSYPASPFANEAAIRIKALEVKKAPEGTQPAEPAAGAPAGSPPASAPTK, from the coding sequence ATGTCTTTCAAGATCAAGACCGAGCCCAGACGGACGACTCCGGACGAGGCGCAGCTCCTGAGCGGGATGGAGCGGCTCCTGGTCCTCGTCGAGCAGCACAGCCGGTGGGTCCTGTTGGCCGGCACGGTGCTGATCACCGTGGTGGCGGCGGTAGCGGCGGCGGTCTGGTACTACAATCGCCAGGCCGATGAGGCCATGGAACTGACCCACCAAGCCATGACGCTCTACCTAAACCGTCCGGCCGACAAGCCGGCGCTCGCGGACGAGAATCTGAAGAAGGCCGTCGGCCAACTCCGTGCGGTGGCGGACCAGTACCCCCGGACCGTCGCGGGCCAGTTGGCCCTCTATCATCTCGGCAACGCGCTCGTGCAGATCAACGATCTTTCCGGGGCGATCGAGGCGTACAAGAAATACGTCGCGACCTACGGGGCCAACAAGAACATGCTGGGATTGGTCTATCAACGTTTGGGCTATGCGTATCTGCTGAATGGCGATCGGAGCCAGGCGGAAAAGGCCTTCTCCGCGGTGCTGGAGGTGACCGGCGCGCTGAACAAGGACCAGGCGCTGTTCGAGCTCGGCAAGCTGGAGGAGGCCCAGTCTCGCCCGGAAGGGGCGTTGGCCCGGTACCAGGACCTCACGAAGAGTTATCCCGCCTCGCCCTTCGCCAACGAGGCTGCGATCAGGATCAAGGCGCTGGAAGTGAAGAAGGCTCCGGAAGGGACTCAGCCGGCTGAGCCGGCGGCCGGGGCTCCGGCCGGAAGCCCTCCCGCCTCGGCACCGACCAAGTAG
- the bioF gene encoding 8-amino-7-oxononanoate synthase, protein MFEDRLQDLTERHLLRRLRLVESPPGPEVVVDGRPVVLLASNDYLGLATHPALKQAAVAAIDRFGVGSGASRLVSGTLPPHRELEDALARFKGTEAALTFGSGYLANVGLIPALIGAGGLILADRLCHASLLDGCRLSGADRRRFRHNDPDHLASLLAKRPVGRETLIVTEGVFSMDGDLAPLPDLLALAERYEARLLVDDAHGTGVMGPNGRGTIEHFGLESRLPFHMGTLSKALGTSGAYVVGPAALVQYLVNTARSFIYTTAPPPACAAAARAALAVLSAEPERRTRLWDNRKRLHAGLTALGFRTTDTQSPIMPVLIGDAERTVALADRLLQLGVYAPAIRPPTVPQETSRIRTTVTADHRPEHIDRALAAFRQAGSELGLI, encoded by the coding sequence ATGTTTGAAGACCGACTCCAAGATCTGACCGAACGACACCTCCTGCGCCGGCTCAGGCTGGTCGAGTCGCCTCCCGGCCCGGAGGTCGTCGTGGACGGCCGCCCGGTCGTCCTCCTGGCGTCCAACGACTACCTGGGGTTGGCCACGCATCCGGCTCTGAAACAGGCGGCCGTCGCCGCGATCGACCGGTTCGGCGTCGGTTCCGGCGCGTCGCGGCTCGTCTCCGGAACCCTCCCGCCCCATCGGGAGCTGGAAGACGCGCTCGCGCGATTCAAGGGGACGGAGGCCGCGCTGACCTTCGGGTCCGGGTATCTGGCCAACGTGGGCCTCATCCCCGCGCTGATCGGCGCCGGCGGCCTGATCCTGGCCGACCGGCTCTGCCATGCGAGCCTCCTGGACGGCTGCCGGCTGAGCGGGGCCGACCGCCGGCGGTTCCGGCACAACGACCCGGATCACCTGGCCTCGCTCCTCGCCAAGCGCCCGGTCGGACGCGAGACCCTGATCGTCACCGAGGGGGTCTTCAGCATGGACGGAGACCTGGCCCCCCTTCCGGACCTGCTGGCTCTGGCGGAGCGGTACGAGGCGCGCCTCCTGGTGGATGACGCCCACGGGACCGGCGTCATGGGCCCCAACGGACGGGGAACGATAGAGCACTTCGGCTTGGAGTCCCGTCTCCCCTTTCACATGGGGACCCTGAGCAAGGCCTTGGGGACGAGCGGCGCTTACGTCGTCGGGCCGGCCGCGCTCGTCCAGTATCTGGTGAACACGGCCCGCTCCTTCATCTACACGACGGCCCCGCCGCCCGCCTGTGCGGCCGCGGCTCGGGCGGCGCTGGCGGTCTTGAGCGCCGAGCCGGAGCGGCGCACCAGGCTCTGGGACAACCGGAAACGGCTCCACGCGGGACTGACCGCCCTGGGCTTCCGTACGACCGACACGCAGAGCCCGATCATGCCGGTCCTGATCGGGGACGCCGAGCGGACCGTCGCCCTCGCCGACCGGCTGCTGCAATTGGGGGTCTACGCCCCGGCGATCCGCCCCCCCACGGTGCCCCAGGAGACCAGCCGCATCCGGACGACCGTCACTGCGGACCACCGGCCCGAACACATTGACCGGGCGCTGGCTGCCTTCCGTCAGGCAGGCAGCGAGCTGGGCCTGATCTAG
- a CDS encoding type IV pilus twitching motility protein PilT: protein MDITQLLTFGVEQGASDCHLSSGEPPMLRIHGDLKKLDHPPLSKEEVHDMVFDMMNDLQRKIFQEHHECDFSFEMGEIARFRVNVFMQRRGEAAVFRTIPTKILALEQLGMPPILRQLCEKEKGLILVTGPTGSGKSTTLAAMLDFLNDTFEGHILTIEDPIEFVHKSKKCLVNQRELGPHTHSFANALKSALREDPDIILVGEMRDLETIQLALTAAETGHLVFGTLHTSSAPKTVDRVIDVFPPNQQAQVRAQFAESIEGVITQTLLKKKGGGRCAALEIMVGTTAVRNLIREAKLHQIPGIMQASKKDGMQTMDMALVDLVTKGLVTKAEAQARSMNPNLFGGVAGAGGAA from the coding sequence ATGGACATTACGCAGCTCCTCACCTTCGGCGTCGAACAGGGCGCCTCGGACTGCCACCTCAGCTCGGGCGAGCCGCCCATGTTGCGCATCCACGGAGACCTGAAGAAGCTGGACCATCCCCCCCTCTCCAAAGAGGAAGTCCACGACATGGTCTTCGACATGATGAACGACCTCCAGCGGAAGATCTTCCAGGAGCACCACGAGTGCGACTTCTCGTTCGAGATGGGCGAGATCGCGCGCTTCCGGGTCAACGTGTTCATGCAGCGGCGCGGCGAGGCGGCGGTCTTCCGGACCATCCCGACCAAGATCCTGGCCCTGGAGCAGCTCGGCATGCCACCGATCCTGCGGCAGCTCTGCGAGAAGGAGAAGGGCCTGATCCTCGTGACCGGCCCGACCGGCTCGGGCAAGTCCACGACTCTGGCCGCCATGCTCGACTTCCTGAACGACACCTTCGAAGGCCACATCCTCACGATCGAGGACCCGATCGAGTTCGTGCACAAGTCCAAGAAGTGCCTGGTCAACCAGCGGGAGCTGGGCCCGCACACCCATTCGTTCGCCAACGCGTTGAAGTCCGCACTGCGCGAGGACCCGGACATCATCCTGGTCGGCGAGATGCGCGACCTGGAGACGATCCAACTGGCCCTGACGGCCGCCGAAACCGGCCACCTGGTCTTCGGCACCCTGCACACCTCCAGCGCGCCCAAGACCGTGGACCGGGTCATCGACGTGTTCCCGCCGAACCAGCAGGCCCAGGTCCGCGCGCAGTTCGCCGAGTCCATCGAGGGGGTCATCACCCAGACCCTGCTCAAGAAAAAGGGCGGCGGGCGGTGCGCGGCGCTGGAGATCATGGTCGGCACGACGGCCGTGCGGAACCTGATCCGCGAGGCCAAGCTCCATCAGATTCCGGGCATCATGCAGGCCAGCAAGAAGGACGGGATGCAGACCATGGACATGGCCCTGGTGGACTTGGTCACCAAGGGGCTCGTGACCAAGGCGGAAGCCCAGGCCCGGAGCATGAACCCCAACCTGTTCGGCGGCGTGGCCGGGGCCGGCGGCGCCGCGTGA